From the Sneathiella sp. P13V-1 genome, one window contains:
- a CDS encoding HpcH/HpaI aldolase/citrate lyase family protein: MSFTTPELCPTRLNRCELAVPGSSPKFFEKAAKSDADAIFLDLEDAVAPSDKEQARKNIIEALNDIDWGDKVMSVRINGLDTHYMYRDVVDIVEKAGERLDLIMIPKVGTASDIYAVDMLVTQIETAIGRKKRIGFEMIIETALGMQNVHEIAAASKRNESLHFGVADYAASTKARTTSIGGPNPLYGVLTDPAEDGSRDYHWGDMWHYAIARMVVAARANGLRAIDGPFGDFSDPDGFTAHGNRAAILGCEGKWAIHPSQIDLANSIFTPAEEEVAKGRRILEAMEKAQAEGAGAVALDGKLIDIASIKQAEALVNQADIISARTKG, encoded by the coding sequence ATGAGTTTTACAACCCCTGAACTCTGCCCAACCCGTTTGAACCGTTGCGAACTGGCTGTGCCAGGTTCCAGCCCGAAATTCTTCGAAAAAGCGGCAAAATCAGACGCAGATGCTATTTTCCTGGACCTTGAAGACGCTGTTGCGCCAAGTGATAAGGAACAAGCCCGTAAAAACATCATCGAAGCGCTGAACGATATCGATTGGGGCGATAAGGTAATGTCTGTCCGTATCAACGGCCTGGATACACATTACATGTATCGCGATGTTGTCGATATTGTTGAAAAAGCGGGTGAGCGTCTTGACCTCATCATGATCCCGAAAGTGGGAACAGCTTCCGATATCTATGCCGTTGATATGCTGGTCACACAAATCGAAACAGCAATTGGTCGTAAAAAGCGCATTGGTTTCGAAATGATTATCGAAACAGCTCTTGGCATGCAGAACGTTCATGAAATCGCTGCAGCAAGTAAGCGTAACGAAAGCCTTCACTTTGGTGTAGCTGACTATGCTGCATCAACGAAAGCCCGCACAACATCCATCGGTGGCCCGAACCCACTTTACGGCGTCCTGACAGATCCTGCAGAAGATGGAAGCCGTGATTATCACTGGGGTGACATGTGGCACTATGCCATTGCACGTATGGTTGTTGCTGCCCGTGCAAATGGTTTGCGTGCCATTGACGGTCCTTTTGGTGATTTCTCTGATCCAGATGGGTTTACAGCGCACGGTAACCGTGCGGCGATCCTTGGTTGTGAGGGTAAATGGGCCATCCACCCAAGTCAGATTGATCTGGCAAACAGCATCTTCACACCAGCTGAAGAAGAAGTGGCAAAAGGCCGCCGTATTCTGGAAGCAATGGAAAAAGCACAGGCAGAAGGCGCTGGTGCCGTTGCGCTTGATGGTAAGTTGATTGATATCGCGTCCATCAAGCAGGCAGAAGCGCTTGTAAATCAGGCAGATATCATCTCCGCCCGTACAAAAGGCTAA
- a CDS encoding acetyl-CoA carboxylase carboxyltransferase subunit alpha: protein MDNFLDFEKPIADLEGRIRDLEGLDSGSDLEINEDVAKLRQKASQLLKSTYSKLTPWQKTQVARHVDRPKLSQIIDQLIEDFTPLAGDRGFAEDQAIIGGLGRFRGRSVMVIGTEKGHDLESRLKHNFGMARPEGYRKAQRLMSMADQFGIPILTFVDTSGAYPGIGAEERGQAEAIARSIQVSMDVRVPVIACIVGEGGSGGAVALATANRVLMFENAIYSVISPEGCAAILWKTREKAQDAATAMKLTAQDLKSLGIIDVIIEEPLGGAQRDVPGAINSMADVLEKELEALDAKEPGELREERRRKFLAMGRLEDMQ, encoded by the coding sequence ATGGATAATTTCCTCGATTTTGAGAAACCGATTGCAGATCTGGAAGGCCGTATTCGGGACCTGGAAGGTCTTGATAGTGGTAGTGATCTCGAAATCAATGAGGATGTGGCGAAACTTCGTCAAAAAGCGTCACAACTTCTTAAATCAACTTATTCAAAACTCACGCCGTGGCAAAAAACCCAAGTGGCCCGCCATGTGGATCGCCCAAAGCTGAGCCAGATCATCGATCAATTGATCGAAGACTTTACTCCACTTGCAGGTGATCGCGGTTTTGCTGAAGATCAGGCTATTATTGGTGGCCTGGGCCGTTTCCGTGGTCGGTCCGTCATGGTGATTGGTACTGAAAAAGGTCACGATCTGGAAAGCCGCCTGAAGCACAATTTCGGCATGGCCCGTCCTGAAGGATATCGTAAAGCACAGCGCCTGATGAGCATGGCGGATCAATTTGGTATTCCAATCCTGACATTTGTGGATACGTCTGGTGCTTATCCGGGTATCGGTGCGGAAGAGCGCGGCCAAGCTGAAGCCATTGCCCGCTCCATTCAGGTCAGCATGGATGTGCGGGTGCCTGTGATCGCTTGTATTGTTGGCGAAGGTGGCTCTGGTGGCGCTGTTGCGCTTGCAACAGCGAACCGTGTCTTGATGTTTGAAAATGCGATCTACTCTGTGATTTCTCCAGAAGGCTGCGCGGCGATCCTTTGGAAAACCCGTGAAAAAGCGCAGGATGCAGCAACTGCCATGAAGCTAACCGCTCAGGACCTGAAATCCCTCGGCATTATTGATGTCATCATTGAGGAGCCACTTGGTGGAGCCCAGCGTGATGTGCCGGGTGCTATCAATTCGATGGCGGACGTCCTTGAAAAAGAACTTGAAGCGCTGGATGCCAAAGAGCCGGGTGAGCTACGTGAGGAACGTCGCCGCAAATTCCTGGCCATGGGACGATTGGAAGATATGCAGTAA
- a CDS encoding SDR family NAD(P)-dependent oxidoreductase, which translates to MGQLDNKIAIITGGTSGIGLRSVEIFIEEGATVVFAGRREEEGNAIADRLGEKAVFIKTDVSVEADVKNMVDQTFERFGRIDALFNNAGGPAPVGSIEGVDYENAMKAMEVLFGGVLLGIKHVAPIMKKQQAGSIINNASIAGHLAGYSTSMIYSAAKSAVLQLTRSAAMELGESNVRVNSISPGATATGIFGKALGLKGQAADDSAVLAAKVLGGAQPIPRAGLPEDIARAAVFFASDHSSFVNAADLVVDGGMIGGRHWTPHQESVKALGAAFKSGL; encoded by the coding sequence ATGGGACAGCTGGACAACAAAATCGCAATTATCACCGGCGGCACAAGTGGCATTGGCCTTAGATCTGTAGAAATCTTCATTGAAGAAGGTGCAACTGTCGTTTTTGCAGGACGGCGTGAAGAGGAAGGCAATGCCATCGCTGACCGCTTGGGCGAAAAAGCTGTTTTCATCAAAACAGATGTCAGCGTGGAAGCAGACGTTAAAAATATGGTGGACCAGACATTTGAAAGGTTTGGCCGCATCGATGCACTGTTTAACAACGCTGGAGGCCCTGCGCCTGTTGGCAGTATTGAAGGCGTTGACTATGAAAATGCGATGAAAGCCATGGAGGTCTTGTTTGGCGGTGTCCTTCTTGGCATCAAACACGTGGCCCCCATCATGAAAAAACAACAGGCAGGCAGTATTATCAATAACGCCAGTATTGCAGGTCATTTGGCAGGATATTCCACATCCATGATCTACAGTGCTGCCAAATCAGCGGTTCTCCAGCTCACTAGAAGTGCGGCTATGGAACTTGGCGAATCCAATGTCCGGGTAAATTCAATATCGCCGGGCGCGACAGCCACCGGTATTTTTGGAAAAGCCCTTGGGCTCAAGGGTCAGGCGGCGGATGACAGTGCGGTCCTGGCTGCAAAAGTCCTAGGCGGTGCACAGCCCATTCCGCGAGCAGGATTGCCGGAAGATATCGCGCGCGCCGCAGTCTTTTTCGCATCAGATCACTCCAGTTTTGTGAACGCAGCGGATCTGGTCGTTGATGGCGGCATGATCGGTGGTCGCCATTGGACACCGCATCAGGAATCCGTAAAAGCACTTGGCGCAGCCTTTAAATCAGGCCTTTGA
- a CDS encoding EAL domain-containing protein, whose translation MLYHLVIIAAYLMTAVVVGRQLPSYVPEIEPTTGYWVGGALFLFCALAHEFIMRRVERIQIDKELKNLRRDLSAAEMGLEKLDVAISSFAGEDENMDGFADEMKMLRKLMRQLSSEMKGGKLGKSPENEVKSTAARPTLVANQGPGIEEMDEQRRSEILEIVRSGLQENRVDLYLQPIVRLPQRRTKYYEAFSRIRGPEGDVITPKQYLAIAEEAGLVGTIDNLLLIRCVQLIRRIRQKTNDVGFFVNVSARTMRDSAFFHQFVEFLDRNSDLKSHLILEFAQEDIDGASQQLKEGLGMLAEMGYTFSMDQVIRLDMNFKELSDSNFKYLKVSAADLMPGAHTLPMDIHPDDLHEALSRAEIELIASQVEDEDTVISLLDADVAFGQGYLFGAPKPPQAG comes from the coding sequence GTGCTTTATCATCTGGTGATAATTGCAGCCTATTTGATGACAGCTGTGGTCGTCGGGAGGCAACTTCCTTCATATGTTCCCGAAATTGAGCCAACAACAGGTTATTGGGTGGGGGGTGCCTTATTTTTATTTTGCGCTCTGGCTCATGAGTTTATTATGCGCCGGGTTGAGCGTATCCAGATCGACAAAGAGCTGAAAAACCTGAGAAGAGATCTTTCTGCTGCTGAAATGGGGCTTGAGAAGCTGGACGTCGCCATCTCCTCCTTTGCTGGTGAAGATGAGAATATGGACGGTTTTGCGGATGAGATGAAGATGCTCCGCAAGTTGATGCGACAACTGTCCAGCGAAATGAAAGGCGGCAAGCTGGGTAAATCCCCTGAAAATGAAGTAAAGTCCACAGCGGCACGGCCCACATTGGTTGCCAACCAGGGGCCTGGCATTGAAGAAATGGATGAACAGCGTCGTTCGGAAATTCTTGAAATTGTGCGTTCAGGGCTTCAGGAAAACAGGGTGGATCTCTATCTTCAGCCGATCGTGCGGCTGCCCCAGCGCCGAACAAAATATTACGAAGCCTTTTCCCGTATTCGTGGTCCGGAGGGGGATGTGATCACCCCCAAACAATATCTGGCTATCGCTGAAGAAGCAGGACTGGTCGGAACCATTGATAATCTTCTGCTTATTCGTTGTGTGCAGTTGATCCGGCGCATTCGCCAGAAAACAAATGACGTCGGATTCTTTGTGAATGTCTCTGCCCGCACAATGCGGGATTCGGCCTTTTTCCATCAGTTCGTAGAATTTCTGGATCGCAATAGCGATTTGAAAAGTCATTTGATCCTAGAATTTGCTCAGGAAGATATCGATGGGGCGTCTCAGCAATTGAAAGAAGGTCTCGGGATGCTGGCGGAGATGGGATACACTTTCTCTATGGATCAGGTTATCCGCCTTGATATGAACTTTAAAGAACTGTCTGACAGCAATTTTAAATATCTGAAAGTATCTGCAGCTGACTTGATGCCGGGTGCCCATACTTTGCCAATGGACATTCACCCTGATGATCTACATGAGGCGTTGTCACGTGCTGAGATTGAGCTGATAGCGAGTCAAGTGGAAGACGAAGATACGGTTATTAGTCTTCTGGACGCAGATGTTGCTTTTGGTCAGGGCTACTTGTTCGGTGCTCCTAAGCCTCCGCAGGCAGGTTGA
- a CDS encoding TIGR01459 family HAD-type hydrolase, which yields MSFKIVPGLSSFAENYDAYILDLWGVVHNGVRPYPGALECMAKLRESGKPLLLLSNAPRTNGFVREFLKGIGVPEDAYDQILTSGDMTRLVLSEKRFPFLEGKGLKFYQFGAEKDKGLDDGLDYIKTKDLAAADFLICTGLAKDEVETPEDYRDLLTEAASYKLPMLCANPDLTVMKGDNIQYCAGALAKLYEEELGGTVELFGKPYPWAYKMSMEKLGVSDPSKILAVGDSMRTDIKGASGMGIDNVLVSGGIHAEEWELNPGDHPSDAQVQEITEDYGFAPTYVVGHMIW from the coding sequence ATGTCTTTCAAGATTGTTCCAGGGCTTTCGTCCTTCGCAGAAAACTATGATGCTTATATTCTGGATTTGTGGGGGGTTGTCCACAATGGTGTGCGGCCTTATCCTGGTGCGTTGGAATGTATGGCGAAGTTGCGTGAAAGCGGTAAACCTCTTTTGCTTCTGTCAAACGCTCCGCGTACAAACGGTTTTGTGCGTGAGTTCCTTAAAGGGATTGGTGTGCCAGAGGATGCATACGACCAAATCCTGACTTCCGGCGACATGACGCGCTTGGTCTTATCTGAGAAACGCTTTCCTTTTCTGGAAGGTAAGGGACTGAAATTTTATCAGTTCGGTGCGGAAAAAGATAAAGGGTTGGATGACGGTCTGGATTATATCAAGACGAAAGATTTGGCTGCGGCTGATTTCCTGATCTGTACAGGGCTCGCGAAAGATGAAGTTGAAACCCCGGAAGATTATCGTGACCTGCTAACAGAAGCCGCCTCTTACAAATTACCTATGTTATGTGCGAACCCCGATCTTACGGTTATGAAGGGGGATAACATTCAGTATTGCGCCGGTGCTCTTGCCAAGCTTTATGAAGAGGAACTCGGCGGTACTGTTGAGCTGTTTGGAAAGCCCTACCCTTGGGCCTACAAGATGTCAATGGAGAAACTTGGCGTTTCAGATCCATCTAAAATTCTGGCTGTCGGGGATAGCATGCGCACTGATATCAAAGGTGCATCTGGTATGGGGATCGATAACGTGCTGGTAAGCGGCGGTATCCATGCGGAAGAGTGGGAACTAAACCCGGGAGATCATCCGTCTGATGCCCAAGTCCAAGAGATTACCGAAGATTATGGTTTCGCGCCAACTTATGTTGTCGGGCATATGATCTGGTAG
- a CDS encoding protein phosphatase CheZ, with protein sequence MTSKSEVEALQHEIDSLHKDCRDLVQFIVNARAEISQIKPADIKQDKLPRAGKELDAIVQATESATNQIMEATERIMDARVTEADVVNDACMEIFEACSFQDITGQRISKVVSTLEYIESYLDKLSSAWGHDDKGEAPSEDDRTGEAALLNGPALEGEGVDQNYVDSMFDEAPIAEAADDEVEAPSEKKEAKKDLEPGETIDQDDIDALFN encoded by the coding sequence ATGACCTCCAAATCTGAAGTCGAAGCTCTCCAGCACGAGATTGATAGTCTCCACAAGGATTGTCGCGATCTCGTGCAGTTCATTGTGAACGCGAGGGCTGAGATTTCACAGATTAAGCCTGCGGACATCAAGCAAGACAAACTTCCCCGTGCGGGAAAAGAGTTGGATGCTATCGTTCAAGCGACCGAATCTGCAACCAATCAGATCATGGAAGCGACTGAGCGCATAATGGACGCACGCGTTACCGAGGCAGATGTCGTGAACGACGCCTGTATGGAAATCTTCGAAGCCTGCTCTTTTCAGGACATCACAGGTCAACGCATCAGTAAGGTTGTCTCAACGCTTGAATATATCGAATCCTATCTGGATAAGCTGTCCTCTGCGTGGGGACATGATGATAAGGGCGAAGCACCTTCTGAAGATGATCGCACAGGCGAAGCTGCGCTTCTGAACGGCCCAGCGCTGGAAGGCGAAGGTGTTGATCAGAACTATGTCGACAGCATGTTTGATGAGGCGCCTATAGCCGAAGCTGCAGATGATGAAGTAGAAGCACCTTCTGAAAAGAAAGAAGCTAAAAAAGATCTAGAGCCTGGGGAGACAATTGACCAGGACGATATCGACGCGCTCTTTAACTAA
- a CDS encoding response regulator has product MAVDMNMPILIIDDYKTMLRIIRNLLKQLGFDNVDEATDGSAALAKMRTKQYGLIISDWNMEPMTGYQLLQEVRSDEALKATPFIMITAESKTDNVIAAKKAGVNNYIVKPFNAATLKTKMSAVLGDF; this is encoded by the coding sequence ATGGCTGTCGATATGAACATGCCGATCCTGATCATCGATGACTATAAAACGATGCTTCGCATTATTCGTAACCTGCTGAAGCAGTTGGGTTTTGACAATGTGGACGAAGCGACGGACGGTTCTGCGGCCCTTGCGAAAATGCGCACAAAACAATACGGGCTTATTATCTCCGACTGGAACATGGAACCTATGACAGGTTATCAGCTCCTTCAGGAAGTCCGAAGCGATGAAGCCCTGAAAGCGACACCCTTCATTATGATCACAGCCGAATCAAAGACTGACAACGTGATCGCAGCCAAGAAAGCCGGTGTAAACAACTACATCGTCAAGCCTTTCAATGCTGCTACTTTGAAAACCAAAATGTCAGCGGTTCTGGGCGACTTCTAA
- a CDS encoding MaoC family dehydratase, whose protein sequence is MSGADNLHGYYLEDLEVGMTAAFAKTVTEADIVMFAGVSGDTNPVHLNADFAAGTMFKERIAHGMLSASFLSTVFGTKLPGPGAIYMHQSLNFKAPVHIGDTVNASVTLREINGKRATFDCICEVGETVVLDGEATLMVSKRPS, encoded by the coding sequence ATGTCTGGAGCTGATAATTTACATGGTTACTATCTGGAAGATCTTGAAGTCGGAATGACGGCGGCATTTGCCAAGACGGTAACAGAGGCGGATATTGTTATGTTTGCCGGTGTCTCTGGGGATACGAACCCTGTGCACCTCAATGCGGATTTTGCCGCAGGCACTATGTTTAAAGAACGGATCGCACATGGAATGTTGTCGGCAAGTTTCCTGTCCACTGTGTTTGGAACAAAGCTGCCTGGTCCGGGTGCTATCTACATGCATCAGAGTTTGAACTTCAAGGCGCCTGTTCATATTGGTGATACTGTTAATGCTTCTGTGACTTTGCGGGAAATTAATGGAAAGCGTGCGACATTTGATTGCATATGTGAAGTTGGCGAAACTGTCGTGCTGGATGGGGAAGCAACGCTGATGGTTTCCAAACGCCCGTCATAA
- a CDS encoding bifunctional riboflavin kinase/FAD synthetase, with amino-acid sequence MQLLRSCENVPEDLKGLVLAIGNFDGVHRGHQAVIATAQKEADKHSVPSGVLTFEPHSREFFAPDAPPIRLSTLETRAAHLNWLGVDVMVALTFDLEFSQKSAEDFVKDVLVDGFAVSHVVVGYDFIFGHKRQGTTVILAELGKKYGFGVTVVEPVGEETIIFSSTEIRKCLEAGDPLKAATLLGHWWEVDGTVEKGDQRGRTIGFPTANVPITNYQQPKLGVYAVRVGMTAEDGTTSWRDGVANYGRRPTFDKADTLLEVHLLDFSGDLYGQHVRVAFVDYIREERKFSGLEALQTQIKLDEQAARKILSREDYRQDKYADKKHHRKKS; translated from the coding sequence ATGCAATTGTTGAGAAGCTGTGAAAATGTCCCAGAGGACTTAAAAGGTCTTGTTCTTGCGATCGGGAACTTTGATGGTGTCCATCGCGGGCATCAGGCTGTGATTGCAACAGCCCAAAAAGAAGCAGACAAACACTCTGTCCCTTCCGGTGTGCTTACGTTTGAGCCACATTCGCGTGAGTTTTTTGCGCCGGATGCACCGCCTATTCGCTTGTCTACCCTGGAGACACGTGCCGCACATCTCAATTGGCTTGGTGTTGATGTGATGGTTGCGCTGACCTTTGATTTGGAGTTTTCGCAAAAATCTGCTGAAGATTTCGTCAAAGACGTCCTTGTCGATGGCTTTGCAGTTAGTCATGTCGTCGTTGGCTATGATTTTATTTTTGGTCATAAGCGACAGGGGACAACTGTCATTCTTGCTGAACTTGGCAAGAAATATGGATTTGGGGTCACTGTCGTAGAACCCGTTGGTGAAGAGACCATTATTTTCTCCTCCACAGAAATCCGAAAATGTCTTGAAGCGGGTGATCCGTTGAAAGCGGCAACACTTTTAGGGCATTGGTGGGAAGTTGATGGAACTGTAGAAAAAGGGGACCAACGTGGTCGCACCATCGGTTTTCCAACTGCGAATGTTCCCATCACGAATTACCAGCAACCTAAACTAGGGGTTTATGCTGTGCGGGTTGGAATGACAGCAGAGGATGGAACGACTTCATGGAGGGATGGTGTCGCCAACTATGGTCGCCGGCCTACATTTGACAAGGCGGATACGCTCTTGGAAGTGCATCTTCTGGATTTTAGCGGTGATCTTTATGGGCAGCATGTGCGTGTGGCATTTGTTGACTACATTCGGGAAGAGCGGAAGTTCAGCGGACTGGAGGCCCTTCAAACTCAAATTAAACTGGATGAGCAGGCAGCACGGAAAATCCTCAGCCGTGAAGATTACCGTCAGGATAAATATGCAGACAAGAAGCATCACCGGAAAAAGTCTTGA
- the ileS gene encoding isoleucine--tRNA ligase, translated as MSTDYKNTIRLPKTSFPMKAGLPNKEPGLLKRWEDMDLFGKLREQSMDREQYVLHDGPPYANGHLHMGHALNKVLKDVINRSQQMMGKNAHYIPGWDCHGLPIEWKIEEKYRKEGKNKDEVPVVEFRQECREFAAKWVEIQKEEFKRLGVEGDWDNPYLTMSYDAEAQIVRELLKFSMNGGLYRGSKPVMWSPVEKTALAEAEVEYHDHTSTTIYVRFPVKEGADEFKGSSVVIWTTTPWTMPGNRAIAYGLEINYVGIEVKAAEEGSLAKVGEKLLVAEDLLEEICKEAGIEEHSVFWTGTGDKLKGLICHHPFAGQGYDFDVPLLDGDHVTVDAGTGFVHTAPGHGQEDYEVGLRYNLEIPQTVDEDGTFFKHVPLLAGQHVYKCNDHVADILEEAGALLKRGKIKHSYPHSWRSKAPLIYRNTSQWFVSMETNDLRKKALKAIDDTKWYPKSGHRRLYSMVENRPDWVLSRQRAWGVPITVFVNKETAEILRDEEVNARIVKIMEEEGADAWFDSPASRFLGNDYQPEDYEMVMDILDVWFDSGSTHAFTLENRPEMKWPADLYLEGTDQHRGWFHSSLLESCGTRGRAPYDGVLTHGFVLDDKGRKMSKSLGNIVAPEKIIKQSGADILRLWVVASDYTDDVRIGNEILQGQMDAYRRLRNTLRYILGNLADWDDAEKVATDDMPELERWVLHRLSELDEQVRANCNSYEFSRLFTTIHNFCTLELSAFYFDIRKDVLYCDDVDGIERRAARTVLDQLFHCLTSWLAPVLVFTMEETWLSRFPSDDWSVHMNQFPEIPADWRNAELDAKWTKIRAFRKVVTGALEVERREKRIGSSLQAAPTVYVSAEYEALLEGLPLADICIASALALSTDQAPAGAFTLDDVEGVAVVSALAEGEKCDRCWKILDDVGSNEDHPTLCGRCADVVSNMDLEEEAS; from the coding sequence ATGAGCACTGACTATAAAAATACCATTCGCCTTCCTAAAACAAGTTTCCCCATGAAGGCCGGCTTGCCCAACAAAGAACCAGGGTTGTTAAAGCGTTGGGAAGATATGGATCTGTTTGGCAAATTGCGTGAACAGTCTATGGACCGTGAACAATATGTGCTGCATGATGGCCCTCCTTATGCGAACGGCCATTTGCATATGGGCCATGCTCTTAACAAAGTGCTGAAAGACGTTATCAACCGCTCACAGCAGATGATGGGAAAGAATGCCCACTATATTCCGGGTTGGGATTGCCACGGATTGCCTATTGAATGGAAAATTGAAGAAAAATATCGCAAGGAAGGCAAAAATAAAGACGAGGTTCCTGTTGTTGAGTTTCGTCAGGAATGCCGTGAGTTCGCAGCGAAATGGGTTGAAATTCAAAAAGAAGAATTTAAACGTCTTGGCGTAGAGGGCGATTGGGATAACCCATATCTCACCATGAGTTATGACGCGGAAGCCCAAATCGTTCGGGAGCTATTGAAATTCTCCATGAACGGTGGACTTTATCGCGGATCCAAACCGGTAATGTGGTCCCCGGTTGAAAAGACAGCTTTGGCTGAGGCTGAAGTTGAATATCACGACCATACTTCAACAACCATTTATGTGCGCTTCCCAGTAAAAGAAGGTGCCGACGAATTTAAGGGTTCCAGCGTTGTTATCTGGACGACAACTCCATGGACGATGCCAGGTAACCGCGCCATCGCCTATGGCCTTGAAATCAACTATGTAGGGATCGAAGTCAAAGCTGCAGAAGAAGGCTCGCTTGCAAAAGTTGGCGAGAAGCTCCTTGTGGCGGAAGATCTGCTTGAAGAGATTTGCAAAGAAGCCGGTATCGAAGAACATAGTGTTTTCTGGACAGGAACTGGCGATAAACTTAAGGGTTTGATCTGTCACCATCCTTTTGCAGGTCAGGGCTATGATTTCGATGTGCCGTTACTGGATGGCGATCATGTTACTGTTGATGCGGGTACAGGTTTTGTACACACCGCACCAGGCCATGGTCAGGAAGACTATGAGGTTGGTCTTCGCTACAACTTGGAAATCCCTCAAACCGTTGATGAAGACGGCACCTTCTTCAAACATGTACCGCTTTTAGCCGGTCAGCATGTTTACAAATGTAACGATCATGTAGCGGATATTCTAGAAGAAGCTGGGGCGTTGTTGAAGCGTGGTAAGATCAAGCACTCTTACCCACATTCCTGGCGCTCCAAAGCCCCACTGATTTATCGCAATACAAGTCAGTGGTTTGTCTCTATGGAAACCAATGATCTTCGCAAAAAGGCACTCAAAGCGATTGATGATACCAAGTGGTATCCAAAATCAGGTCACCGCCGCCTTTACAGCATGGTGGAAAACCGCCCTGACTGGGTGCTTTCCCGTCAGCGTGCATGGGGGGTTCCGATCACTGTATTTGTAAATAAGGAAACCGCCGAGATTTTGCGTGATGAAGAAGTCAACGCGCGGATCGTTAAAATTATGGAGGAAGAAGGCGCGGATGCGTGGTTCGATTCTCCTGCGTCCCGTTTCCTTGGAAATGACTATCAGCCGGAAGACTATGAAATGGTCATGGATATTCTGGACGTATGGTTTGATTCTGGCAGTACCCACGCCTTTACTCTGGAAAATCGTCCTGAAATGAAATGGCCTGCGGACCTTTATCTGGAAGGTACAGATCAACATCGTGGGTGGTTCCACTCCTCCTTGCTGGAATCATGCGGTACACGCGGCCGGGCACCATATGATGGGGTGCTGACACACGGTTTCGTGCTGGATGATAAAGGGCGCAAAATGTCCAAATCATTGGGCAATATCGTTGCACCTGAAAAAATCATCAAACAAAGTGGTGCAGACATCCTACGTTTGTGGGTGGTTGCATCTGATTACACCGATGATGTTCGCATCGGTAATGAAATCCTTCAAGGTCAAATGGATGCCTACCGACGTCTGCGTAATACGTTGCGTTACATCCTTGGAAATCTGGCGGATTGGGATGATGCGGAAAAAGTAGCCACAGATGACATGCCTGAGTTGGAGCGCTGGGTTCTGCATCGTCTTTCTGAGTTGGATGAGCAGGTTCGTGCAAACTGCAATTCATATGAATTTAGCCGCTTGTTCACGACTATTCATAATTTCTGTACACTTGAGCTTTCTGCCTTCTACTTCGATATCCGCAAAGATGTGCTTTATTGTGACGATGTTGACGGTATTGAACGCCGTGCGGCCCGTACAGTTCTCGATCAGCTTTTCCACTGTCTGACTTCGTGGCTGGCGCCAGTTTTGGTTTTCACAATGGAAGAAACATGGCTATCCCGTTTCCCAAGTGACGACTGGTCCGTTCATATGAATCAGTTCCCAGAAATTCCGGCAGATTGGCGCAACGCTGAATTGGATGCCAAATGGACCAAGATCCGTGCGTTCCGTAAAGTGGTGACAGGTGCCTTGGAAGTGGAGCGCCGCGAAAAACGCATCGGGTCCAGTTTGCAAGCTGCGCCAACCGTTTATGTAAGTGCAGAATATGAAGCCCTTCTTGAAGGTTTGCCGCTTGCAGATATCTGCATCGCTTCAGCACTAGCACTTTCAACTGATCAGGCACCTGCTGGTGCGTTCACATTGGACGATGTAGAAGGTGTAGCAGTAGTCTCCGCCTTGGCTGAAGGTGAAAAGTGTGATCGCTGTTGGAAGATATTGGACGATGTGGGATCGAACGAAGACCACCCGACACTGTGTGGTCGCTGCGCGGATGTTGTTTCCAATATGGATCTGGAAGAGGAGGCTTCTTGA
- the lspA gene encoding signal peptidase II: MSKPFKLGLIVAVISVAIDQIFKINMVEFMAGHPYGIEVTSFFRLVMVWNSGVSFGMFSGGEQTRLFLIAISTVISLILLVWLYRSDRKFLSTGIGLVLGGAVGNIIDRIHYGRVADFFDFDLYFMRWPAFNIADIAIVCGVAILLVDSLFFDEKSTKNEA; the protein is encoded by the coding sequence TTGAGCAAGCCGTTTAAACTTGGTTTGATCGTCGCGGTTATATCTGTGGCGATCGACCAGATCTTCAAGATCAACATGGTTGAATTTATGGCCGGCCATCCTTATGGGATTGAGGTCACTTCTTTCTTCCGACTTGTGATGGTCTGGAACAGTGGTGTGAGCTTTGGTATGTTCTCAGGCGGTGAACAGACCCGCCTTTTCCTTATCGCTATTTCCACTGTTATCAGCCTTATATTGCTCGTCTGGCTTTACCGATCCGATCGGAAATTTCTGTCGACAGGGATTGGTTTGGTACTGGGTGGTGCAGTTGGCAATATCATAGACCGTATCCATTATGGGCGGGTCGCTGATTTCTTCGATTTCGATCTTTATTTTATGAGATGGCCTGCCTTTAACATTGCAGACATTGCAATTGTTTGCGGCGTCGCCATATTATTGGTCGATAGCTTGTTTTTTGATGAAAAATCGACTAAAAATGAAGCCTGA